From the genome of Medicago truncatula cultivar Jemalong A17 chromosome 2, MtrunA17r5.0-ANR, whole genome shotgun sequence:
TACTTACACATGAATAGAAGGCAAGTGGGCAACAAGCTGCGCCACTAGGCCTTTTTGGATGGCAAAACCAATCCTAAAAGATTATGCGTTTGCCGGGAGTCAAACCCGGGTCTATTGCTTGGAAGGCAATTATCCTAACCGTTGGACTACAAACGCTTGTTACAGGAATCAGTTATCTATAatcgcttatcatgataagtgtttTTGCTATAAGCTGaaaattaagctgtttatccaaacagggctttattgtttttaacaaatttttcgTGTGTCATTATGATAGATGCTAGATGTGCATGATGAATGATACCGGATCGAGTAGGCTGACACCCTTTAAATGTGAATTTATcataccaattttatttaatagagGGGTCAAATGGGTATCTTCCGAATAATTCGATCAGCATGTTTGGGTGATGTAGTTTTGGAAGGCTAGGTTAGGTTGGGTTAGTGTTGTTAAATGGTGGCCACTGGCAATTGTGGAGTTTTTGACAATTTCCGTAGGCAATTTGTGAAGGGGTTCTTGCCATGGCCGCACCGTAGGCTGCAATGACATCTTTATATGACaaattttttcccttttcccATATTCCACCATTGGCAACACTATGTTAGGTTGATAAAAcacaaatttgaagaaaatgggTTTGTCTAATTCAGTCCAACAAGTTTTTGTTAGACACAAAGCAAGACTTCCTTTTGCCTCAACAAAGAAACAACTTTGAAGTTTCAGAAGAATCTAAGCATTTTAAATCCTTTAGGTTTTCATTTATTCTTGTTGCTCATATTTGAAgttctttctaatttttttctacCCCTAATATTGTTATTTGGTAAGGAAAGCCACCTTTAGCTCCTCGCCCAATTGATTAATCATCAGTATAATATTGTGGATCGCCGAAACCACTTATATCGCTTAAATAACTTCCTCATCCAATGCCTTCTCACTTTGGCCCATTGGTTTCAACTTTTTGAAACCTGGACAAAGCAGGATTCCTTTCGGAACCAATATTAATAGGATGGCCTCTTATAAGACTATTCTTGTCCCTTGGAATTATAAACTTAAAACCATTGTTACTTGATACCCTCATTGAGTTCTGTTATACATTATAATTGCATTgagaattaaaaatttatagacCCATATACATGTAGATCTAACCTTGAGGGTACCCAAGTTGAATCACTTTTTTGACTGACTGAAATGACATGTTAAAAAGCTGCCTAATGTGAAGAATTGAAGCTGTTTTTTTAGCTTCTTATGTCTTAATGATCATTATCTAATATTCGATTAGTCCACTAGACTGGAAAGGATCGTTGTTTTTTGGGTTGAGATATTTGAGCACAAGTATTGCTGTGTGATGTGATGGTTTTATAATTTGATCTAAACTCCGATTTGCAGATGCGAGCATGACAAATGTGCGAGGGCCGATTCCTGCATCATGGAGGTTGTTGGAGAAAATAATTCCGAGCACTTCTTTGTTGCTAGTCAGGACACTGACCTACGGAAGAAGTTGGAAGAGGTTGGAATATTATTTTGTAATGTTAATTGTGACAATTTGATATGTTTCTGGCACTTTGTAAACATGATAAAATGTTATTTGCATCAATGGCATGTTCTGTGCCAGTGAAATTCTGCGTATTTACATCTAAAAATTTGTTGACTTTGTGTAAATTTGTCCCGTTGTAcatatgtttagtttttatcTGCTTGTTGCAGGTACCTGGTGTGCCTCTCATATTTGGTCTCAGAAATGCTCTTTTCCTCGAATCTCCATCTGCATTTCAGAAGGAGTATGTCAAAACTTCTGAAGAAAGACGATTGCATATGACCGATAAAGAGTACCAGATATTTAAGGATAGGGCTATGAAAAGATTGGCCGATGGTGAAGCTGATAATTCCAACGCTGAAATAGTGGAAAACAATGATTTAGGAGATTCGATTGCAAGTGCACAGGCAATAAAAAGAAGCATAATTTCAAGGAATCATAATGGCGTCAAGGATAAACCTCAGttcaagagaagaaaagcaaaggttatattttaattttgtgttgTATCTTTTTTCTTGATTGGTTATTGATTTTCATATATCTAAACATATATAGGCTTATAGCTTACCATTTTGTTTGTAGCTGATAGTGGTAATGAGAGAAACATATAGGAAATTTAGAAATTGAAGGAAATGATTTAACTTGAGAGAGATGGTCTATTATTCTGAGATATTTAGCTGATTATAACAGTAACTATGTAACTGAATATTTTAGGCACATAATGCTGACAGAACTAAAAGACTCCAGCTTGAACTACCACATGGAAGTGATTGTTAACTAACTggcagtatttttttttgtggattaAACAAGTTGGTAGCAGCCAATTAGCAATTAATTGTTCATACAGACTTGATAAATTTTTGCCacaaattaatttctttttctctcttactTGCAGCACTTGATGCAGTTTGttaaattttctatatcatGATGAACTGTGGGTTAGTAAAATAAAAGAGCTATGGTTTCTCTCCCTCCATTTATTCTATGTTATTCTACAATGATTTTGTAAAAGTGAAAATATGGTCATGTTAACGGGTGTTTGGAGGGTACCTATAAAATTTGTTGCATTTGGAAAACATTTGATGGGTCAAATAGTTAAGAACATTTATTGATCATGATGTCCCAGAGTTAGATTTTTCTGCACATgtattatgttttgattttaacGTTCTATGATGTTTTCTTGAAACTTAAATATAAACATGTTCATATGTATGCTGGGATGTTTcatattaatttattgtttctAACAGTTATTGTATTGATTATGACGTAATTTGATCTATTTAGCCAACCATACTTGGTGGGATAATAtttggtggttgttgttgtaacaGTTGTATTGTGTCACTTTTTGATGATATTGCTGTGAACTTTGCAGGGTCCAAACCCACTTTCgtgcaagaagaagaaaagtcgTGAGAACCAAAATAATCCTACGAAGGTAGGGTTGTTGGCAAAATTTAAATGTATTTACAATTTGAACATGAAAACACTAATCTGTTAACTTAGGATTAGATTTTAATTCATTGTCGGATTAAAGCTTCATTTATTGCTTAAATTTACAACTGCATAGGGTGTCCATTGTCCAACTCTTTATATTATGTGCTGACATATGATTAAATGATAGTGTAAAAAACGTCACACTATACACCCCTGCATTCTACCATGTGCTAAAATTCAACTTGATATTAAAGAACAGGCACTAGAAAGATTGAGATCGTTTGATCAATTGGTCACGTATGCCCTAATTTCATCTTAAGGACCAAATCTCCTAAATAGCTAAGCTGTATGGTGAAAATTTCGGTTGTTTTTGTCTCTAATAGTTTTAGTACTTGGACCGAAGGTGGGTCATGACACAGCAGCTAAAAGTTACTGCTGTCTGACTCGAATCTCGGGAATCAGATTCAGTCTCTTACAAATGCAAATTAAGGCTGCTTATGGTAGGTCGACAATAGTTCCGACCCTCTGCTAACCATGtctttttcaaaatattgtCTAACCTGAAAATGTGAATTCTGTAATGTTagtttccttttcaattttagaTAGCATTGACTGTTGCAACTTTGCAAAACAGTTTAGATGCTATATACTTAGCTGTTCTGGTTTTGTTTATGCATGCGCATTAAACGAATTCCAAATCTCTTAGTTTAGTTCAGCTATTGTATAGTATATAGCATATTTTAAATGTGTTTTATCTGCTGGAAGTTATATTTTGCAAGCTTCTTACTGATCTGTTAGATGTTTCCTTGACTTGACTCTTATGTAGGAAACCAAAGGAGACAACACAGTGAAGAGAAGCAGGAAAAGGAAGAGGTcacagaaaggaaaaaaatcaacaGAAACAGACAGTTAAGTAGGTCGTTAGGTATAATGGATTAGCTCCTCGAATGAGTTTAGAGAGAAtgccaaattttaatttatgttggcaTGGGAAAGTACGCTAGttgtattttgtaattttatcatACTATGTTTTTATTTGGCCATCAAAATACAGGCAGCAAAAGTGATGAGATTATTGATTTGGATCAATATTTGAGGCAACGATGTTAAATTATTAAGCTTATAATTTATCAAAGTTATCGGTAATGTTGAGTCGGTAATGTTGACTCAACATTACCGATAACATCAATGCTAAGTCTGTAAGGAACTTTAGATTCCATTACTACTGTCTCGGTGTTCATCACAATGGCACGTTATAGTTAAGTAACTCATATTTTACTTAATGGTAAGAATTTTATGAAACCCTCCGATCACCACACTTATTTATTTgaactcaattttattttattaatattaatttattttaattaatataagtaTTTAATAAGAGTGAACCATCAATTTAGTTCCTGAATTTTCACGGGTCGGTCAAATTCgtccctcaattatgcgaaatatcaatttaatccctgaatttATCGAACGTCCATCAAAAAGGTCCCTCCGTTAACGGGCTCCGTTAGCCATGCTGACATGTCGCCTTGCATGCTGTGCTGTCTTGTACGCGTGGCAAGAAGGAAGTCACGTGttcagggacgaatttgattgatttggaaaaagttcacttttcatttttcaatttaattttttcgtGCTTTTCTCATTTTGCCCCTGCATTTCATATTCCTCCTTCTTCACATTTTACTCAAAAACATCCTTGACTCTTCTCCTTCCCGCTAAAACGTTCTCCATTGTCACccctccaaaatcatcatcatctccattGATTGGGTTAGATGGATGCTTTCTTAAGGGGTATTATGGAGGGCAACTTTTGTCTGCTGTGGGACAAGATGGAAATAACCAGATTTATGTCATTGCTTATGCCATTATGGATGTGGAGAATAAAGATAACTGGAAATGGTTTTTGGAATTACTACATAAAGATCTTGGAAATTATGAGCATAATGGATGGAACTTCATCTCAGACATGCAAAAGGTATGAAaaaccatcttagtctttttcTCATTCATGTTATGTCCCTTTTTTGCATGCATACTGATGTATAGTAATAGCTGAAAATGTTATAGTTTTAGAACTGATGTTATAGTAAGTAAAATAATGCaaggactattttgatatttattaatatataattcagGGACTATGTTGGTAGTTAGAAATATAATTCAGGGACTGTTTTGATAGTAAGTAGTATAATTCAGGGACTACTTTGATGGATAGTGATATAATTCAGGGAATATTGATTCTGTAATTGTTAAAATTGGCAGGGTTTGATTCCAGCTATGCAAGAAGCGATGCCAGGGGTGCCACATAGATATTGTGTAATGCATCTATGGAGGAACTTCACAAAACATTGGAAGGATAAGGAATTGAGAGGGGTGGTATGGGAGTGTGCAAGGGCAACAATTAGTATATTAATTGAATGACTGATAAGATTGATTCTGTCATGATTTtatggactaatttgattgaatttgaaatttcagAGTGTTGCACCAAGGAGGTATGGCCTTAGAGGACCGATTCCTTCAGCTGATAAGCCTAAGAATACACCAATGAGGGGTCCTGCACCAGCTCATCCAACTCCTGCTTATGTAATTTCTCAGACTTATGACTTATTACCTATGACTTTTGCCTATGTAatatttcagtttcaatttgtGTGTTCTGTAATTtcaaggatcaatttgatatatgattaaaatattcagggacttatttgatggtttttATTATGATGTGAGGATGTATTTGAAGGTTACATTTCtgaatcatcttcaacctcttttcataaCCATTAAACTTGCAGCTTGAAGATGAAGCTCGACTTTCCCATATTCCCACCCCCCAtcatttcagattcaatttcaagcgttttgcttcaagaaattttgtggattttggcttcaatacaaaaaaaattagggttttaagttttttgaattgagGAAGAACTGGACCACTTATTATGGGAGGAAATTTAGGTGATATTAGAATGTAGATTATAGATTGTGTaattagggttccaattttatacAATTGGGGAAGACAAAGTCGTTGGGGAAGAAAAGAGTTGTTTAGGaagaaatcaaaaaaatttct
Proteins encoded in this window:
- the LOC11422669 gene encoding rRNA-processing protein UTP23 homolog isoform X1; the protein is MKVKKQKRHRKSLTFYTACFGFRKPYKVLCDGTFVHHLVVNRITPADTALANILSATVKLYTTRCVLAELKRLGKSYSEALDAANNLIIARCEHDKCARADSCIMEVVGENNSEHFFVASQDTDLRKKLEEVPGVPLIFGLRNALFLESPSAFQKEYVKTSEERRLHMTDKEYQIFKDRAMKRLADGEADNSNAEIVENNDLGDSIASAQAIKRSIISRNHNGVKDKPQFKRRKAKGPNPLSCKKKKSRENQNNPTKETKGDNTVKRSRKRKRSQKGKKSTETDS
- the LOC11422669 gene encoding rRNA-processing protein UTP23 homolog isoform X2; the encoded protein is MKVKKQKRHRKSLTFYTACFGFRKPYKVLCDGTFVHHLVVNRITPADTALANILSATVKLYTTRCVLAELKRLGKSYSEALDAANNLIIARCEHDKCARADSCIMEVVGENNSEHFFVASQDTDLRKKLEEVPGVPLIFGLRNALFLESPSAFQKEYVKTSEERRLHMTDKEYQIFKDRAMKRLADGEADNSNAEIVENNDLGDSIASAQAIKRSIISRNHNGVKDKPQFKRRKAKHLMQFVKFSIS